One segment of Polypterus senegalus isolate Bchr_013 chromosome 8, ASM1683550v1, whole genome shotgun sequence DNA contains the following:
- the LOC120534648 gene encoding C-reactive protein-like, with amino-acid sequence MSLIFPEETDNSYVILRPAKPMSFTAFTLCMSFGSELNLLRETILSSYYNSGDALNLWVEYGIFNVYLLHSNPVSFKLPHLNTFWTNLCVTWESSSGLIAVWVDGKSSGRKVYRQGHKVQDGGIVILGQDQDNLGNEFDKKQSFIGEITSVHLWDYVLSSDELCLVSQGHTEPRLF; translated from the coding sequence ATGTCATTGATTTTTCCTGAGGAAACTGACAACAGTTATGTGATACTCCGTCCAGCTAAGCCCATGAGCTTCACAGCCTTCACACTCTGCATGAGCTTCGGATCGGAGTTAAATTTATTGCGGGAAACTATCCTATCTTCCTATTATAACTCAGGAGATGCACTAAATCTGTGGGTTGAATATGgaatttttaatgtttacttgCTTCACTCAAATCCTGTAAGTTTCAAACTTCCTCATCTCAACACATTCTGGACCAATCTGTGTGTAACATGGGAGTCGTCATCTGGACTGATTGCCGTTTGGGTTGATGGTAAAAGCAGTGGCAGGAAAGTTTATAGACAAGGACACAAGGTTCAGGATGGGGGAATTGTAATTCTGGGACAAGATCAGGATAACCTGGGGAATGAGTTTGACAAAAAGCAAAGCTTTATTGGGGAAATAACCAGCGTTCATTTGTGGGACTACGTGCTATCGTCTGATGAACTATGTCTTGTCAGTCAAGGACATACTGagcctagattgttctaa